One stretch of Natronolimnobius baerhuensis DNA includes these proteins:
- a CDS encoding YqjF family protein, whose translation MTWRHGLFLHWPVDPAQLRPHVPAPLTLETWEGNAWVSVLPFVLTKIGIRGAPAVAQTAVAELNVRTYVSYRGDSGLFFFSIDLNNPLVAALAGPTRLPVTAANMRVSGSEDGIVFSSRREPEQSPTFTELTDPDTGWFAATYRPDGPVEPPEPGTFEHWSMERRRFYAPGERTVMVGEIAHDPWPVQPAEVTIQEQTMLEANGLPEPIGSPRAYYCDELPMTGSIPRWIRR comes from the coding sequence ATGACGTGGCGACACGGACTGTTTCTGCACTGGCCCGTCGACCCTGCGCAGTTACGTCCACACGTGCCCGCACCACTCACACTCGAGACGTGGGAGGGCAATGCGTGGGTGAGTGTGTTACCGTTTGTTCTGACAAAGATCGGCATTCGTGGCGCGCCTGCAGTCGCGCAGACGGCTGTCGCTGAACTCAACGTTCGGACGTACGTGTCGTATCGCGGGGACTCGGGGCTGTTCTTCTTCAGTATCGACCTCAACAACCCGCTGGTTGCCGCTCTTGCCGGACCAACGCGACTTCCGGTGACAGCGGCGAATATGCGGGTTAGTGGAAGCGAAGATGGAATCGTCTTCTCGAGTCGGCGAGAACCGGAACAGTCGCCGACGTTCACCGAATTGACGGACCCAGACACCGGTTGGTTTGCAGCCACGTATCGGCCCGATGGTCCCGTTGAACCACCTGAGCCGGGGACGTTCGAACACTGGAGTATGGAACGCAGACGGTTCTACGCACCGGGCGAGCGAACAGTGATGGTCGGTGAAATCGCTCACGACCCGTGGCCAGTCCAGCCAGCCGAGGTAACAATACAGGAACAGACGATGCTCGAGGCCAACGGACTCCCGGAGCCGATTGGTTCGCCACGAGCGTATTACTGTGATGAACTTCCCATGACGGGGTCGATTCCGCGCTGGATTCGGCGGTAA
- a CDS encoding ornithine cyclodeaminase family protein, translating into MNTLLLDSDAVDAHARLPAVIDAVEDAFGAFERGTTQMPAKSYIDLPQYNGDFRSMPAYLDAGDWDAAGLKWVNVHPDNPVDHDLPTVLGTMIYSDPETAFPLAIMDGTTLTMKRTGAAAAVATDYLAREDASSLGILGAGVQSYTQLRAISEVREIDTVVVTDQDDERVTQFIEAFESDFDIRGGSISDAGHCDILSTVTPVETPIVGPEDVGDKTHINAIGADAEGKHELADELLEAARIVIDDHEQCTHSGEINVPYSEGVLTDSDIHGEIGELVVGSLEGRTDETGVTVFDSTGLAIQDVAAAHVVYENARGADDGYEFGMIEMA; encoded by the coding sequence ATGAACACGCTGTTACTGGACAGCGACGCTGTCGATGCACACGCACGGTTGCCTGCAGTCATCGACGCCGTCGAGGACGCCTTCGGTGCGTTCGAACGGGGAACCACGCAGATGCCGGCGAAATCCTACATCGATCTCCCACAGTACAACGGCGATTTCCGGTCGATGCCCGCCTATCTGGATGCTGGAGACTGGGATGCCGCTGGACTCAAGTGGGTCAACGTCCACCCCGACAACCCCGTCGACCACGACCTGCCGACCGTTCTCGGGACGATGATCTACTCCGATCCCGAGACCGCGTTCCCGCTTGCGATTATGGACGGGACGACCCTGACGATGAAACGAACCGGCGCTGCCGCCGCCGTCGCAACGGACTACCTCGCACGCGAGGACGCCTCGAGTCTCGGAATCCTCGGCGCAGGTGTCCAGTCGTACACACAGCTACGGGCGATTAGCGAGGTCCGAGAAATTGACACCGTCGTCGTGACAGATCAAGACGACGAGCGCGTCACGCAATTCATTGAGGCCTTCGAGTCCGACTTCGACATCCGCGGCGGTTCAATTTCTGACGCAGGCCATTGTGATATTCTCTCGACAGTAACGCCCGTCGAAACCCCAATCGTCGGCCCCGAAGACGTCGGCGACAAGACACACATCAACGCCATCGGGGCCGACGCCGAGGGAAAACACGAACTCGCAGATGAGTTGCTCGAGGCCGCTCGAATCGTCATCGACGACCACGAACAGTGCACCCACTCGGGTGAGATCAACGTTCCCTACAGCGAGGGCGTCCTCACCGACTCGGACATCCACGGCGAAATTGGGGAACTCGTCGTTGGTTCGCTCGAGGGCCGCACTGATGAGACAGGCGTCACGGTCTTCGACTCGACCGGCCTCGCGATTCAGGACGTCGCAGCAGCACACGTCGTCTACGAAAATGCCCGTGGGGCCGATGACGGCTACGAGTTCGGTATGATCGAGATGGCTTGA
- a CDS encoding helix-turn-helix domain-containing protein has product MGIIAEFELEAASFVFEDALLLPTIDRIEFERVVPTQTSTMPFFWVWGTAFDDFERIAHTEPSLESLEEVTAVSGGRLYRAMWTDRVSTLLRGVHASDAVLLAACGRETGWLFEIRFPSDDRLSTFSEHCLTHELSPVLRQLYSLSAPDASLGYGLTPRQRELLVSAVDAGYFEEPRAISLQELAEEFDISAPSASGLLRRGTGHLIRSTLLADR; this is encoded by the coding sequence ATGGGGATTATCGCCGAGTTCGAACTTGAAGCCGCGTCATTTGTCTTCGAGGATGCCCTCTTGCTCCCGACGATTGACCGAATCGAGTTCGAGCGTGTCGTGCCGACACAGACGTCGACGATGCCGTTTTTCTGGGTTTGGGGAACAGCGTTTGATGATTTCGAACGGATCGCACACACGGAGCCAAGTCTCGAGTCGCTCGAGGAAGTGACAGCAGTTTCGGGCGGGCGACTGTATCGTGCGATGTGGACGGACCGGGTCTCGACGTTGCTCCGTGGTGTTCACGCCAGTGATGCCGTGTTGCTCGCCGCCTGTGGGCGCGAGACTGGCTGGCTGTTCGAGATCCGCTTTCCCAGCGACGACCGACTGTCGACGTTCAGTGAGCACTGTCTCACGCACGAATTGAGCCCTGTACTCCGGCAGTTGTACTCGTTGTCGGCTCCGGATGCATCGCTTGGATACGGACTGACACCGCGACAGCGCGAACTGCTCGTCAGCGCCGTCGATGCCGGCTACTTCGAGGAGCCACGTGCGATTTCGCTACAGGAGTTGGCCGAGGAGTTCGATATTTCAGCACCGTCAGCAAGCGGCTTGCTTCGGCGGGGGACAGGCCATTTAATTCGCTCAACACTCCTTGCGGATCGCTAA